The window TGTCTCTGAGTAGGCTCACTTGGGCAGCGACAGCTCTGGCGAAACGGTTGGAAACGGCGAAACGCTCCCGGACGGTCTCGGCCAGTCCAGCACTCTCGGCATTGAGGTAGAGCATTGCCGCATCACGCATCGAGCGCGTGCTGCTCTGTACCACCAGGCTGGTTGTTGCCTGGATGTGAACGATCGAGAACGTCACCAGGCAGCTCACCACTGCGAGTAGGCAAATTCCGGAAATAAACAGGATTCTACCCTTGATGGCTATGGGAACTCCCCGCATGGTGCAACCCTCCAGTGTTGTGCGATGTTGTATTTTGAAAGAATTGTAAACGTTTACATTCTTATCTGGAAATCCCGGTGGCGCTTTTAGGCATGTCGTTTTCTGGCATTGACGATCGCGCTGTAAACGATTACATTTTTCTTCGTCGGATCGCTGTCATGGCTGATATCAGATCACGCAGCAGCCTGACATTGCTCTCGGGCATTCGAGGGGTTGGTCACCCGCATGCAGTCGAACGCTCGGAGAGCATCGTTGGTGACTCGCGCTTTTTATGTGGCCCGGTACCAGTCGGGCCAATTTTTTCTTGGCAATGCCTGTTACCTCTTCCGCCCTACAAGGGCGGCTTTTTTTTGGAGCGTATTGTGGGTGAATGGATCGATATCGCAGGGCAGGGACCGGGAGGCTACTCCGGCTACCTGGCCTTGCCGCCCCGTGGTAGCGGGCCAGGTCTACTGCTCATTCAGGAGATCTGGGGGGTTAACGAGCACATCAGGAGTCTGGCTGAGCAGTATGCGGCCGACGGCTTTGTGGTGCTGGCTCCCGACGTATTCTGGCGTCGGGAATATCGGACCGAGCTTGCCTATGACCCCGAAGGTACCCAGGCGGCCTATCTCCATTATCAGGCAATGGATGCCCTGGTTGCCCGGCAGGATCTGGAGTTGGCGATCAAACGCCTGCAGACGCTCTCTCAGGTTGCGGGCCGGATTGGGGTGGTAGGGTATTGCATGGGGGGCAAGCTGGCTTATGAGCTGGCCAGCACGCAGGGGCTCAGTGCCGGAGTGAGTTACTACGGCAGCAATATCGCCGAGACACTTGCGCGCAATCCGGCCATGGCGTTTCCCTATCTCTTTCACTTCGCTGAAGAAGATCATCTGATTACCGCGGCGCAGGTGGGTGAGTTGATGCCGTTGATAGCCGCGACGGGGGAGGTCAGTTTTGAGCTGTATCCGGGCGTGGGTCACGGTTTTGCCTGTCCGCACCGCCCCAACTACAGCATGGAGGCCGCCCTGGCGGCGAAGGCGAGCACCTTGAGTTTTCTGTGCCGGCACCTATTGGGTTGATGGGACTGCGCAATTGCTTGATCCATATCAGTCCAGGACGCGTGGGAGCTGGGATAAATTGATAGGGAAGGCAATGTGGCAGTGACTGAAAAACCGCTTGCGCCGTGGAAAGTAATCGTTTACAAAATTGGCTGTGAAGCGACTGGACATCAAGGGCACTTGGTGCCGATTAGTCGTTAATGGCCGCCCGATCTATCAGCCCGTGGCTGGGAAAGCTGTTTTTTTGCCATGAATGTAAACGATTACAAAAACAACTGAATGCAAACCAAATCGAGGATTCAAGATGAGCGATTCCACCCTGAAAACCCCCACCGCTGAAGAGAAGGGCACTCTGGTTTACGTGACCCGTGAGACTGAAGTCAGTTACTGGCAACCCAAACCGGCGAATGGTTATGTCTCCGTCGCCGTCTCGCCGAATCACTTCAAGATGAATCGCAACTTCTCTGTCGGGACCCAGATGCTGCCACCGGGCGGGCGGGTCCGTGAGCATGCGCATGCCGCCAATGAAGAAGTTCTGCACTTCGTTTCGGGTACCGGCACGGCCATCGTCGATGGCAAGGAGTACAAGCTCGAGCCAGGCGTGACCCTGTTTCTGGGCGAGCACAACTCCCACACGTTCTGCAACGACGGCCAGGTCGACCTGCACTGGGTATGGTTCATGAACCCGAGCGGCCTCGAAGACTTCTTCCGTGATGTGGGGCGTCCGCGCAAGCATGGAGAACCTGCACCGGAGCCTTTCGAGCGGCCTTCGAACATCGAGCAGATCGAAGCCAGCGGCGTATTCGCCTATACCAAAAACTGATTGGACTGACCGACCATGGCATTGAAGATTCACTCGCGAGAGGAAGGCCGGGGGGATGCCGTCATCCTCGTGTCTGGCTTGGGCGGCCTTGGCGCTTTCTGGCAGCCGGTCGTGGACATTCTGGCCGATCACTATCGAGTGATTACCTTCGATCACCCGGGGGTCGGTCTTAGCGAAATAGACGGATTACCGACGATCCCCGGTATTGCTGAGGCGCTCCTGCAGGTGATGGCCGAGCGTGACGTCCAGAGTGCTCACGTGGTTGGGCACTCGACGGGGTCGTTGGTGACACAGTGCATGGCGTTGGACCATGCCGATCGAGTCAGAAGCATTGTGTTGAGTAGTGGGTGGACCAAACCGGACAAACGCTTTCGCGATTTCTTCGCGTACCGCAAATATGTCCTCCAGCACCTCGGGGGGACTGCCTATAACGCCATGACGCGGCTGGTTGCTTACCCGTCGACCTGGTACGGCGAGAACTTCGCTGTGCAGGAGAGTCTGGACTATGGTGCTCCCAGTTCGGTGGATGAGGCGATGACGCAGGCCCGCATGGATATGCTCCAGGCGTATAGCCGGCGTGACGAATTGCTGCGAATCAACTGTCCTGCCACTGTCATAGGGGCTTGGGATGATTTCATCATTCCGTTCCACCACTCCGAAGAGTTGGCGTCGCTGATCCCTCGGGCACGGTTGGTCGAGCTGTCCGGCGGTCACTTCGCACCCGTTACTCGCACTGAACAATATGTCGCCTTGCTGCGGGAATTCTGGGAGTCATCCAAATGAGCAAAAAAACTATCAAACGGGTCGGCATCATTGGTCTGGGCGCCATAGGCAAGCGGGTTCTTGCCGCGTTGAAAAAGGATCATCTCCCAAACGCCGAATATGCGGTGATCGACCCTTCTGCTGCGGCTGTCGGTTTTGCGGCCGAGAATTCCATCGAGTTGTTTTACGGGGCTGGCGAGCTGTTAGCCTGGAAGCCTGATCTGGTGATCGAGTGCGCCGGTCATGGTGCTGTCGTGCATGTGGTTCCGCAGGTGCTTGAAGCAGGCGTGGATGTGGTGATTGCGTCGATTGGTGCCATGGCTGACCGTGAGCTGGCAGGCAAGCTGGAGTCGGCCGCAGAGAAGGGTGGGGCGCGTTTGATTCTGGTATCGGGTGCTATCGGTGGCCTGGATGCGATGCGTTCCGCTCGCTCGGCAGGCCTTGAGGCTGTCGTCTACACCGGGCGCAAGCCGCCTCAGGCTTGGGCTGGTACTCCAGCAGAAGACGAGTTTGATCTTCAGCGTATAGAAATCCCAACCACGATCTTCCGTGGCACAGCGGCTGAAGCGTCGATGCGTTTCCCAAAAAACGCCAACGTGACGGCTGCGGTAGCCCTGTCGGGCGTCGGTTTCGACGAGACCAAAGTGGAGCTCATTGCCGACCCGACCGTCGCGAAGAACGTGCATGAGGTCAACGTGAAGGGTGCATTTGGCGAGCTGGAAATCCGCCTGGTGAACAATCCGCTGCCCGATAACGTCAAGACCTCTTGGCTGGCTGCATTGAGCATTGAAGAGGCAGTCAGCAAGCAGGTTCTCACGACCGTTTTCTGATGGCCCGATGGCTCAGGACGCCCACCTCTGGTGGGCGTTTTTGTGTCTGCCCCGACGAGCAGGCCTATGGATCGGGATCAGAGGTAGGCCAGGGCGAGGGGAAGGATGACTGCGCTCAGGATGCCCATCAGGCTCATGGCCAGGGCAGCGTAGGCTCCGTGGGTATGACCTTCCTCGAGAGCCCTTGAGGTGCCAACAGCGTGGGCGGTCAAGCCTAGGGCCATACCGTAGGCGGCTGGATGTTCCACTTTGGCAAGTTTGAGCAGGCTGGGCCCGAATACCGCACCCAGGACACCGGTAATCAGCACGAACACTGCAGCCAGTGCTGCGATACCACCGGACTGATTGGCGACCAGCATGGCGATCGGCGATGTCACCGACTTCGGGGCCAGCGTCACGACCATTGGGTGGTCGATGCCCAGCAGGCTGCCCATGACCACGGTCAGTAAGGTGGCGACTGTTCCTCCAGACAGCACTGTGATCAGGATCGGTCCCATCAGACGCCTGATTCGCCCCAGGTTCTGGTAGAGAGGGATAGCCAGCGCGACAGTGGCAGGCCCCAATAGCATGTTCAGCACCGAGACGCCCTGAAGGTATTGCTGATAGGAGATGTGTAGCAGGCTCAACACGCTGATAATGACGGCTGAGCTGACCAGCACCGGCTGCAGAAAAACGTAGCCGGTCCGTCGGCTCAGATAGGCTGCACCCTGGAAGGCCACCAGTGTGAGGCCCAGATAAAGCAACGGGTGCTGCAGGATGGTTTTCACTGAGTCGGTCATGCCTATGGGTTCTCCTTCCTGTTGATCAGGTACTGCATCAGCACACCTGCGAAAATCATTGCCGGAAATAGCGATACGCAGAGGATCAGCAGGATCTTCAGCGCCAGTGGAGCGATTACGTCAAACCACGCCATGACCCCGACGGCTGCCGGTACCAATAGCAGCGGCATGCATCGCAGCAAGCCGGAGGCGGCTGTTTCAAGCCCCGTGTTGATTTCGCCCTGGAGGCACAGATAAACCAGCAGCAGGACGAGTCCGGCGATGGGCCCGGGAATGACGTTGCCAAGCCATGAGCTCAATAGGCTGCCAATGAGTTGAAAGGCGATCAGTTCTGTGAGTCCGCGTAGTATGGGCATGGGTACCTCCCGGTTTGAATGATGACGAACTGCTTGCCGGCGTCTCACGCCAATGTGTGCGCCCGACGCTTGTTGTCTGGCAGTGCGACGATCAGCCCGCTGAGCATGATCAAGGCAATGCCCGCCCAGGCTGATGGGGTTGGCAGGGAAGAAAAGAAAACAAAACCCAGCAGTGCGGAGAACGGTACTTGCACATAGGTAAAGGGGGCGAGCAATGCCGGGCTGGCCTTGCTGTAGGCCGTCGCAAAAAACCAGTGGGCCAGCGAGCCGATGCAGCCCATGCCGATCAAACCGATCCACTGTGTGGGTGAGGGGGACTGCCAGTACCAGGGGATGATCAGGCTGCAAAGCAGGGTGGCATATAGTCCTAGCCAGAGAGTCGCGCTTTCGGCATTGTCGAACCGCGCGCCCATGCGGGTCGCCAGTTGGTAGCAACTGAGGAAAAATGCGCCAGCGCAAGGCCACAGGTAGTTCCAGTCAAAGTGCCCCGCGCCTGGCTGGATGACCAGATACACACCTGCAAGACCACCGACCACCGCCAGCCACTGGATCAGGCGGACTTGCTCGTCGAACACCAGGCGGCTGATGACCAGCACGAAAAGTGGCGCCAGAAACAGCAAGGCTGTGGATTGCGCAAGTGGAACATACCTGAGGCCTCCCATGAAGGTCAGGCTCAGTGCAACCAGAAAAACAGCCCTCGCCAAGTGCACAACCGGCTTGTGGCACCGCCATGCATCGATCTTTCCGCGAGCCAAGGCTGTGGCCGACATGACGGTGGCCTGGCCCAGGTAGCGAATCCAGATCACGACAGCAAGAGGGAGCCCCAGAACCATCTGGCGGGCGATGGAGTCATGTAGGGCCAGGCAGCCGACGGCCGCAATGATCCAAAGAATACCTGCGCTGCTGGATTGGTTTTTCATGACTCGCAAGCCTTGGGTGGTGAATGTAACGGCTAATTGATTTATCTACCCGGCGCCATGGCGGGTTGGATTTCGTTTTTCATGGGCTCAACGCAAAAAAATGCCCACGCATCAGCGTGGGCCTGCTGCATTAGCCGACCAGCAATGGAAATTTGATCTGCTCTGTAATCGATTACAGAGTATTCCTCACGTTACACCAGCGAGCTTGCGCCGCCAAGTATTTTCTGGCTTGAGATAGTGTCCCCCTAGCAGCCGATGAGTGGGCTAGGGGTCATGGCCCTCGCCGGGCTGGTGCTGGTCACGCCGGCATCCGAGGGTGGTGGGCAACAGCCGTTGGCCTCCTTTTCGACGCATAGTCCTCAGGGGCACCTTCAACAGCCTGCTCAATCCCAAGGCGTTGCTGTTCTTGATGGTCTTCCTGCTGCAATTCGTCGACATCGAGGCCGGTGGGGTCACGCTCCAGCTGTGGGGGCTTGGAGGACTCCTGGCGACCATCGCACTGGTTTTCCATACGGCCCTCGGCGTATGCGCCAGCGTGCTACAGGTTCGTGTCGGCCGTGGCCGAAAAGGCGGGTGTGTGGGGGCGTATGGCCTGGCAGCGGTCATGACCGCGCTGGCTGCGCGGCTGCTTTTCCTCGAGCATTCCTGAGCCTTCTGTGACCCGCTGACGTGTTGACCGCCGGGTTTTCGCCTAGCTCGCCAGAAAAAACTGTCCCCTGTGGAGGGAGCCCCTCCGGCTGAACACATTGCATTACATCCGTGGGTATTCCATTACAAAGTCGTCCTTACGGGGGAATGAATCGCCCCTCCCGGTGGGCGGTTCAGCGTGGACCTCCCGGCGATGACTGCTACAGTATCGCCGCTTTTGAGGGGCCATCCTAAACTTGCCCGTGCGTGGTTCAGGGGACCGGCTTGGCCATCGTGGCAGTTTTCCTTTGATGATGTGAGCGGATTGACCATGGCGGATGGTGTTTCTCAGCCTGTACAACGAACGGTGTTGATCGAGGCTCGGGGCCTGCAACGTACCGATGAACGCACGGGCAATGAACTGCTCAGGCGCACGGACTTTCAATTGCGCAGCGGGGACCGGGTTTCGCTCATCGGCTCATCCGGGTCCGGCAAAAGTGTATTCCTGCGAACCCTCGCCAAGCTCGATGCCAGCAGCGCTGGCGAGATTCGCTGGCGCGACCGGGGCGTCGCAGCCGAGGATGTTCCGCTCTATCGCCACCAGGTCTGTTACCTGCCTCAACGGCCCTCACTGATCGAGGGCAGTGTCGAGGATAACCTGCGTTTTCCCTACTCGCTCAAGACGCTTCGACACCTGGCGTTCGACCGCTCGAGAGTCATCGGCCTGCTGGAACTCACGGGCAAGGAACAAGGCTTTCTGGAAAAACGGGGAACGGAGCTGTCTGGTGGGGAGGCACAGGTGGCGGCATTGATCAGGGCGCTTCAGTTCGATCCTGTCGTGTTACTGCTGGACGAGCCCACTGCGGCCCTGGACCCGGCCTCCGCCGAGGCGGTCGAGCGCCTGATACTGGGCTGGTGCGAAATGAAAGCGGCGACCGAGCATGCCTTCATCTGGGTTTCCCATGATCATGGCCAGGCGAGGCGGGTCAGCAATCTCATGCTGCAGATGCAGGCCGGTAGCCTGCAGGGGGCGCTCAATCCATGAATTACCAGAATCTGACCCTCGCCGATTTGGCGATCGCGGCCTCGCTGATCCTGGTCAATGGCATCATATCGCTGATGCTCAGGCTTGAAATCGAGCGGGTGCTGTTCTGGGCGGCCGTGCGGACCGTGGTCCAGCTGCTGGCGATCGGCTACGTGCTGGGCGTGGTGTTCGCCTACCCGTACTGGTACGTGGTCCTGCCGATCATGTGCCTGATGACCTGGACAGCGGGCAGGGCGGCAGCCTGTCGCGGTCGTCGGACCTACCGGGGCCTGCGTGCCAACAGCATGCTTTCGGTCTGGATCAGCTCCTGGCTGATCACGGCGATCGGCCTGCTGGTCATCATTCGCATTCATCCCTGGTACGAGCCGCAGTATGCCATTCCCATCCTCGGCATGATCCTGGGTAACACCCTGACGGGGGTTTCCCTGGGGATGGACCGGATGATGCAGGAACTGACCTCGGGCCGTGGCACGGTGGAAATGATCCTGACCCTGGGCGGTTCGCGCTGGGAGGCTGCCCGGGTAGCGGCCCGGCAGGCGATCAGTGCCGGCATGATGCCGACGCTCAATCAGATGACGGTCGTCGGAATCGTCAGCCTGCCTGGAATGATGACGGGTCAGGTACTCGCGGGCGAAAGCCCTATCGATGCCGTTCGCTACCAGATCGTGATCATGTTCATGATCGCGGCGTCTTCTGCTATCGGAACACTGCTGGCGGTCTGGCTGACCTACCGTCGGCTGTTCTCGGCCGACCACCGTTTCCTGGCGAGTCGGCTCGTGCAGCGGTCTTGAACATCCGGCACTGAGCCGAGACCGGGGCATTGTAAAAGGCTGGCTCGGCCACCGCCCGGACCTGGTGCCGGGTACCGGGTCTTGAGCTGGCCGATCATCGGGTCTCAGAAAAAATACTTACCTTGCTAAGAGTTGCAGAAAATCGTCCGGCATAAAAGTGAACGCAAAGATCGCACCCCTCCATCTGGCCGTGTCACTTGAGGCCAGACAGCTTTTCATTGCATTGCTCCGGTATCCTGCATATCGTTAATGTATTCATGTTTTCTGGAGCTCAGTCATGCTGTATAGCCAGGCCACCACCGCTACCGAACAACCGCAACGCCTGATCAATCGCCTGTCGCGGCACTGGGCACACAAGTTTCAGGTCGAGCAGCAGGACGGCCAGAGTCGTATCGACTTCGGCGGTAGTGGCTGCCTCCTGAAAGTCGTGGAGCAGGGGTTGTGGGTCGAGGCCTGGGCGCCAGCGTCGGAGATGGACGAGCTGGAAGTGGTGATCGTCGATCACCTGCAACGCAATGCGGCGCCCGGCGAGATCCTGAACTTCACCTGGCAGCGGCGTAGCTGAGGAGGCTGTCGACTTCGTGAGCGAGGTCGATCCAGCCTTGAATGCCAGGCTCCCCCAGGGACAGCTACAGTAGTAGGGACGACATTCCCTTTTTCAGGAACACCACCATGTCCAAAGTTCGCTTGTTGACGTCCCTGGCGACCATTCTGGTTCTGACCGCGGGATCTGCCGCCGCCTGGGCTGATCCGGGCAACGGCAATGGCAATGGCAAGAAATTCTCCCACGGCTTTCAGGACCAGGACGAGCAGGGCGACCATGGCCGGGGTAGGCGATCCGACCATGGCGAGTGGAAGCAGGGTCCCCGTATCGACCGCGGTGGCGTGCTCGGCGTGGTGGGTGGCTATCGTGACTACTGGCAGCCAGGGCCTGCGCTGCCGCCGGGCATCCGCAAGAACCTGGCCCGCGGCAAGCCGCTTCCGCCCGGCATCGCCAAGCGGCTCGACGGTCGGCTGCTGGGGCAACTTCCGCGCTATGAAGGCTATGAATGGCAACAGGCGGGGCCTGACCTGATCCTCGTATCCATTGCCAGCGGAATCATCTACGAAGTGCTCAGTGGTGCCTTCAATCAGTGAGTGCCATCGGCGATTGGCCTGCACCTGATCTGGCTGTTCCCGGGTACCCAAACATGGATCCAGGGAGAAGTTTTCTCATTCATTTTTTAAAGTGTCCGCAAGGCCTCCATCTGTCGTGCATCGTTGAACAGCTCTCGGATTAATGAGTCGTAGAGAGCTCAACAGACTCACTCAATGGGAAGCCATCATGCGTTTCAGAAAGACCAACCTGGTTGCCATCATGTCCTGTTTCATGATGCTTGCCGCTGCCCCGTTGTTACCGGCTCGACTGTCTCCCATGACGGCAGCCTATGCCAAGGGGGGCGGCGGAGGCGGTGGTAACGGCGGACACGGTGGGGAGGGGGTGGACACGCGGGTGTCGGGGCCGGCCATTCGGCGGATGCCGATGGCAAAGGCCTGGCACTGGGTCAGCAGGCTGATCATGTCGGCAGAGCCGTTCGTGACCATGGGGTGAGTGGTCAGCACACCGGTCGGGCCCATGGCACCTCTCGTGGGCATGGCGTTGCCACCTCCAGTGTTGCGCACTCCCGGACGACCCATGGGTTATCGAAGGCGACCGCTGTCGCCGCCACCAAGCCAGTCGATCATGATGCCAAGGGGAAGAGCCCGGCCAGTGCGGCCCTGTCCAAGTGAGTCGCCTGTCGTGATGACCGGGTCAGTGCCTCGGAAGATGTCGAGACCACGCCACCGGTCATCGCGGCTGCGTCGACCGACCACCCTTGATCTCCTGCTCCACTGACTCCAGTCGATTGCCCTCCGGATCTCCTCCGTAGATCGTGCGCGAGTTGTCCTTGCGCTGCTGGTGTCGGGCAATGATCGCCGAGGGCGAATTGCTGGTGAGCGAGCGGCGCATTTCCAGGTCGGTGAGCAGGTTGGCGATTTCCTGTTGCAGGGCCTCGCGCTCGACGTCGATGGCCTGGACAGCCAAGCCGCTGGCGTACACGTTGGGCTCCTTCTTGCCGGCGAGCAGGGTGCGCTGCAGCAACAGGGCTTTCTCCAGGATACTGGTGACGGCAATTTCCGAGGCCAGGCGCCGCGCCAGCAGCTCCTGGTCTGGTTCGTCACGCAGGGCGGTGATAACGCCCCGGGTGATGGGCATCGAGTTGCTGCCGGCGGCGTCCAGGTTTTCCGGCGTGGTGATCTGGTTGCCAGCGATCAATGCCTCCAACGCCTTGAGCTTGGCCTCGTACTCTTCCTGAATCAGCGGTGTCAGGCCCACGCCTGCGGTGGCGGTGCTTTTGGTGCAGTCCTTGCAGGTTTGCTGCTCGTCCTCGCCCAGTACACGGTTGGCAAATCCGGCGGCCTCATCCGGTGATTGCCAGGTCTTGCACAACAGACCGCTGTTGCAGGCCTTGGGGTCGATGCTGCTGTTGTCCGTGGCCTTGCGACCGTTGAGCAGGTTGTAGCCGGCCTTGGTCACATCCTTGACCACCTTGATCGGTGGTTGCTGTTTGCCACCAGCCTTTTCCCCTCCAACCCAGGGCACCCCCGTGTTGCCATTGTCCGCCTCGGCCTGGGTGGTGACCGCCACGGCATCCTGGTTTCCGCTCATGGCCTCCTTGAGTGCCTGACCCTCGGCCAACGCGCCCCAACGGTTCTGGCCGCCGGCGACGTTCATCATGCGCTCGGCCATTTCGCGACAGCTGGACTTGGAACGATCGAAGTCCAGTCGCGCCTGCAGGATGCCATTGGTCAGCAGGTTGTAGAGGCCAGGATCGGCCCGCTGGATGATCAGGGCCGGCAACGAGGCCACAGCCCCTGTCGCACCCTGGATCAGGTCACCCATGATGTTCTGGAAACCGTCGGTAAGACCGTTGAGCTGGTTGTGCAGGGTGGTGCTCAAGTCCATGTTCCCGCACAGCAGGTTGCTGTTCCAGCCCACGCCGACGCCCAGGCTCTGCATGTTGCCGGCTCGGCCCATGTTCACGGCGCTGCCGCCACCGACCTGGTACAACAGGTCATCACCAATGGCACTGCCTTTGCTGCCGGACTCCGTCGCGGCGGCCAGCCACGGAAGACTGGTCAGTGTCGCAACCAGGAACAGCCAGGGGGTGAGAGAAGACGATGACATCCGGGTCATGAGTGAGGCTCCATTGCGAGAGAGTCGATAGCGCGGTGTCATTGACCGCCGGTGCTGCCCAGGAACGTCTGTCCTTCCTGCTTGCAGCAGCTGTAGGGACGCCAGAGCGACCAGGCATAGGCGCCATCCGGGGCCTGTCGATGCGGGCCCGGCTCGGGAAAGGTCGCACACGACGCGCTGGCCGTCGGCGCCAGTTGCTGCCACTTGCCCGTCGTGGCGTCGGACTCCCGCAGCTCGCCGGCGGGCCAGTAGCCGGGTTTGGCGCTCGCCAACAATGGCCGATAGACATGCACCTGCCCTGGGCGGGTGACGATGTCGCCCGCGCGCTGGGCCATCACCGCAGAGGCCTTGTAGTCGTCAGGCTGGTGCAGGAAACCACTGCGCGGATAGACGTTGCCCCAGAGATTCATCGACAGCCGGCTGCCGACTTCACGGATGCCCGGAACCAGCGACTGGGGGAACACGCTTTCCGGGATGCCATGACGCCAGCCGAACGGGTCCAGGGTGCTGAGGAAGTTGGGCACATAGGGTGTGCCCGCGCCCTCGCAGGCGTAGCCCGAGCCGCTGGCGAAGGTATTGAAGGCGGTGATGCCGGGGTGACCGATCACATCGACGTTCTTGAACACCGAGAGACTGTTTTCGTGCGAGCTGTTGCTGGTGCCGCTGCCACCGCCCTGTGCGCCGGAGGTCGGCGCACTCAGGGCCCGGACTTCCAGCCAGGGGTTCTGGCCTGTCGTGGAGTAGCTGGAGACCACCGCGTCGGGCACGTAATGCCGGACCTTGGCGGAGGTCTTCACGCTGCAACCGAATTGGGTACAGCGCAGCCAGTAGCAGACGCCCACGACCTGGTACTCCAGGCAGTCGGGCGAAGACACCGTGGGGACGATGGCAGCCGTGTCCAGGGCCAGGCAGAAGGTGGAACAGGGCAGAGCCAGTAGCGCCGGCCACGAGCGCCCGGCACCTCGACGAGAAATGCGTTTCATGGCGGAGATCCGAAGTGGACAAACCGGGATCGTCTGAAATATGCGGCCCGGCGACAGCTGGAAAACGGGTATGCGCCTGAACGGTTTTGTAGCGGAGGTCGGTGAAGGTGTCGTGTGCAGGCCAGGCGCCGCGTTGGCCGACTCTCTCAGCGCGCGGGTTGCGGCCTGAACATGATCATGAGAAAAACTAAACATGATCTCAAGAAAAATGAGTTTGTTTCATTGAGGGCTTTTCCTGAAAATTCCTCTCATTGAGCCTGCCATGGGCGGGACAGGGCAGCCTGGCACTGCCACACCACCTCGGCTTTTCGCACATCGTGCCCGGGTGAGGTCATGCAGCCGCTTTCACGGAAGCCGGGGCGCACCAACGGAATTTCAGGAATTTAGGGTGTTGGATCAAAATGAACAGTGACTTCGAGTTTTCTATCAAGAGTATTTGTTTCGATGAAGACTATCGTCCATCGGACAATACGCGTATCACCACAAACTTCGCCAACCTGGCGAGAGGGACGAGCCGCCAGGAAAACTTGCGCAATACCTTGCGGATGATCGACAACCGCTTCAATGCCTTGGCGCACTGGGATAATCCCAAGGGCGATCGCTACACGGTCGAACTTGAAATCATTTCCGTTGAAATGAATTTCGAGGCTGAAAGCCAGGGGGATGCTCTTCCCTTGATCGAGATACTGAAAACGACGGTGCTCGACCGCAAGACCCATGAGCACATTGCCGGTATCGTCGGGAACAATTTTTCTTCTTATGTGCGCGACTATGATTTCAGCGTGCTGTTGCTAGGTCATAACAAGGGGCGCGCTGAATTCAGCGCTCCAGAGGGTTTCGGCGATTTGCACGGCAAGCTGTTCAAGAGTTTCGTGAATTCAAGCGCCTACAGAGAGCACTTCGACAAGCCTCCGGTGATCTGCCTGAGCGTGTCGAGCAGCAAGACCTATCATCGGACCGAGAACAAGCATCCGGTACTGGGTGTCGAGTATCAGCAGGATGAGTATTCGCTGACGGATGAGTACTTCAGCAAGATGGGCTTGAAGGTTCGCTACTTCATGCCCTCGAACAGCGTTGCACCTTTGGCTTTTTACTTTTCCGGTGACTTGCTGGGCGACTACACCAATCTCGAACTGATCAGCACCATCAGCACGATGGACACCTTCCAGAAAATTTACCGGCCTGAAATCTACAACGCGAACTCGGCTGCGGGTAAGTCCTACCAACCCAGCCTGCAGCACCAGGATTACTCATTGACTCGCATTGTCTATGACCGAGAGGAACGCAGCCGGCTGGCTGTCGAGCAGGGGCGATTCGCCGAGGAGCACTTTATCAAGCCCTATCAGGCGGTTCTTGAACAGTGGTCTGCCCATCACGCTCTTTGACTCAT of the Pseudomonas vanderleydeniana genome contains:
- a CDS encoding DMT family transporter, with product MKNQSSSAGILWIIAAVGCLALHDSIARQMVLGLPLAVVIWIRYLGQATVMSATALARGKIDAWRCHKPVVHLARAVFLVALSLTFMGGLRYVPLAQSTALLFLAPLFVLVISRLVFDEQVRLIQWLAVVGGLAGVYLVIQPGAGHFDWNYLWPCAGAFFLSCYQLATRMGARFDNAESATLWLGLYATLLCSLIIPWYWQSPSPTQWIGLIGMGCIGSLAHWFFATAYSKASPALLAPFTYVQVPFSALLGFVFFSSLPTPSAWAGIALIMLSGLIVALPDNKRRAHTLA
- a CDS encoding CidA/LrgA family protein codes for the protein MPILRGLTELIAFQLIGSLLSSWLGNVIPGPIAGLVLLLVYLCLQGEINTGLETAASGLLRCMPLLLVPAAVGVMAWFDVIAPLALKILLILCVSLFPAMIFAGVLMQYLINRKENP
- a CDS encoding dienelactone hydrolase family protein, with translation MADIRSRSSLTLLSGIRGVGHPHAVERSESIVGDSRFLCGPVPVGPIFSWQCLLPLPPYKGGFFLERIVGEWIDIAGQGPGGYSGYLALPPRGSGPGLLLIQEIWGVNEHIRSLAEQYAADGFVVLAPDVFWRREYRTELAYDPEGTQAAYLHYQAMDALVARQDLELAIKRLQTLSQVAGRIGVVGYCMGGKLAYELASTQGLSAGVSYYGSNIAETLARNPAMAFPYLFHFAEEDHLITAAQVGELMPLIAATGEVSFELYPGVGHGFACPHRPNYSMEAALAAKASTLSFLCRHLLG
- a CDS encoding cupin domain-containing protein, which gives rise to MSDSTLKTPTAEEKGTLVYVTRETEVSYWQPKPANGYVSVAVSPNHFKMNRNFSVGTQMLPPGGRVREHAHAANEEVLHFVSGTGTAIVDGKEYKLEPGVTLFLGEHNSHTFCNDGQVDLHWVWFMNPSGLEDFFRDVGRPRKHGEPAPEPFERPSNIEQIEASGVFAYTKN
- a CDS encoding aspartate dehydrogenase codes for the protein MSKKTIKRVGIIGLGAIGKRVLAALKKDHLPNAEYAVIDPSAAAVGFAAENSIELFYGAGELLAWKPDLVIECAGHGAVVHVVPQVLEAGVDVVIASIGAMADRELAGKLESAAEKGGARLILVSGAIGGLDAMRSARSAGLEAVVYTGRKPPQAWAGTPAEDEFDLQRIEIPTTIFRGTAAEASMRFPKNANVTAAVALSGVGFDETKVELIADPTVAKNVHEVNVKGAFGELEIRLVNNPLPDNVKTSWLAALSIEEAVSKQVLTTVF
- a CDS encoding LysE family transporter; the encoded protein is MGNSRWPPFRRIVLRGTFNSLLNPKALLFLMVFLLQFVDIEAGGVTLQLWGLGGLLATIALVFHTALGVCASVLQVRVGRGRKGGCVGAYGLAAVMTALAARLLFLEHS
- a CDS encoding LrgB family protein; the encoded protein is MGMTDSVKTILQHPLLYLGLTLVAFQGAAYLSRRTGYVFLQPVLVSSAVIISVLSLLHISYQQYLQGVSVLNMLLGPATVALAIPLYQNLGRIRRLMGPILITVLSGGTVATLLTVVMGSLLGIDHPMVVTLAPKSVTSPIAMLVANQSGGIAALAAVFVLITGVLGAVFGPSLLKLAKVEHPAAYGMALGLTAHAVGTSRALEEGHTHGAYAALAMSLMGILSAVILPLALAYL
- a CDS encoding alpha/beta fold hydrolase gives rise to the protein MALKIHSREEGRGDAVILVSGLGGLGAFWQPVVDILADHYRVITFDHPGVGLSEIDGLPTIPGIAEALLQVMAERDVQSAHVVGHSTGSLVTQCMALDHADRVRSIVLSSGWTKPDKRFRDFFAYRKYVLQHLGGTAYNAMTRLVAYPSTWYGENFAVQESLDYGAPSSVDEAMTQARMDMLQAYSRRDELLRINCPATVIGAWDDFIIPFHHSEELASLIPRARLVELSGGHFAPVTRTEQYVALLREFWESSK